Genomic window (Candidatus Eisenbacteria bacterium):
GAAGAGAATCTGTAGTCTGAATGAACCAAAATGCTTTTGATAGTGATATCATTCCTCCAATTCGAACAAATCCTTGCCAACCCCGCATTCCGGGCATACCCAATCGTCCGGCAACTCCTGAAAGGATGTGCCCGCGGCAATTCCGTTTTCAGGGTCGCCGAGTTCGGGATCATAGATGTACCCGCATACTGTGCAGCGATACTTCTCCATGGTTCTGTCCTTTCTTTATTCGCCACGGTACACCAGCGTCTTCGGTCCGATTGTAA
Coding sequences:
- a CDS encoding rubredoxin; its protein translation is MEKYRCTVCGYIYDPELGDPENGIAAGTSFQELPDDWVCPECGVGKDLFELEE